GAAAGAGTAATGTCTGTTCTGTCTGGTTGTAGTAATGTCTTATACCCTATTCATCTGGGCTTGAACCaaagtgtaaacaaataaaacaatgttcctcaaaattttattttagtttttattgtcatttaattaaatgtaaagtttcCCATTTGTGTTGTCCTTTTAAAATTCACATAGCACCTTTTTAATGGTAGACATTTCGTTTAGGGAAAACGTGTGTACTTTAACGGCGCATTGCACTCAAATCCAAGTCGTCTAAAGTATCAATCTTCGATACTCTCGGTTTTGAAGGTGATCTCAGGCAGCccgttgttttatattttttataaacctgTTTACAGTGTCTCGTAGTTTCCATAATTTCAGCTGTTTTGTTAACAATATAAGTTTTGTACGGATTGTTTCAACGTGTAAACACATTAATAACAGCCACCTTTTTCGCTGAATTCATTGGATTTTTCTTTGCTCGTTTTTTCTTCGATGAAGCCCAGGTTCAGATTCACTCAAGTTATTACACAAAAACGTCAAtataacaaaaccaaaataaactaaatgaaTTTAAACGTATCAAAACAATGAACTTAATTAgaacaataaaagtaacaacgAATTAACGAAAATATCTGCAGTGGGACTTCTCGCGTCAACAAGTTGATCCATAGTAAAGATGGCGGGAACAATCCGACCGATGATAAAACGTcacattttgatgtaaaatgttCGCAGTATCTGTGCTCTACATTTAGTCGTATTAAAATGCGTTCCGTGTTAGAGAATCAattcttttttagtttattttacatgaaaacaatttaatagataatagattaaaattaattaattattttatttgatttcagaTATGTCTGAACGGATTACATAGGTTTTATAGCCTTAGTTCTTAAATGCAATTTGTTATGTTGTCTGTGTATAATGAGTTCACTACATCAATCGTGACATATAAAAGACCcttttaattatagtttgtttagtttttggCTCATGGCTCGTTGAATAGTGATTGTCTTAGGAATTCACGATcactgtattttataataaaactattttaaccgGATTAATCGCGTACTTATTGAATGTACATTTTTCCCACCAATGTAAAATCGATAACCACACAATGAATCCGGTAAGAAATTATTAGATGAAACCaattaggtattatttattactgatgtttatgtacctacttacataaaatatgattacggaatataaaccaGATAGAGCCCGACATAATTCTGACTGGcccgttggtctagtggttagtggctctgactgATATACCGGcggtcgtggattcgattcccacccagaacaaatgtgtgtgatgagcatgatcatttgttctggtgtctgggtgtaatttatctataatatgtatgtatgtatttagaaatatataagtacatttatcagttgtctactcataacacaagctctgcttaatttgagactagatggcgttgtgtgaatattaTCCAATatgatattgtttaattattatattcttattcaGGTGTGCAGGAGAATCAAATGGTGTATTGCAATTGattattttcaacttaaaaGAGAAAGTAAAATCTGAACTGTGAAATGTAAAATGTGTCCTGAACATAAGGAGTGCTCTGCACTGAAACAAGcaaattttatgaacaaaccATTTAATGATGGTCAACATGCAATTAAAATTGACTGACTTagtatttatctatactaatattataaagaggaaacctttgtatttttgtgtgtttgtattgaattggctcaaaaactactggagtgtttcaatttttttttaacattacttaGAGGtattcttccgaatccgtataggctatattttatcccggaaaagtaagcttaaaaaataaatgtcctcccgtgcgaagccggggcaggtcgctagtattttatatagttACATTAGATAGTTATATTATGTAACCTCACCTGAACTATTTGATAGTGTAGATTTTTCAATGGAGTGTACTCTTTTCTTGACAACACCCTCAACTTTAGTTACCAAATGCTTGCGTTTTCCCTCCGTTTGACAACTAAATCGAGTTGGCACACAATTAGGATTCATTTTGATTCTTTTAACTGAACCCATGATTTTATATCGTATATAATTTTCCATGTCACTTTcaagctaaaataaaaacagaaccaaTGTTATGTATGTTATGAATCCGAATCTGTTCCAAAAATGAAGAATGTTACTAGGTATGCCAAATCCCTTGAAATTGGGTCTCAGTAAAGCCTGTATGTATACAAATACACTAGTTTTTATCGTAGTCAAAAATACCAAgtagtattgattttatacgcATTCAAAGTTTCGAAAATATCGAGTCCCGCTAATAGTCACGTGACcgcttgtgacgtcacaccacAACGAGCCGCGCGGCCCGGCCCCCGCGCTTAGTATCAACAAGTCGGCAGCGCTGTAGTAGGTGTAATAGCTTGCGCAGTATTTAGATGGGTTTTCGTCCGCGAATTACGTTAATAATCcaataatagtaattattattcgTTTAATAAAATGGATGAAGGATTCGAAAAAGGGCAATCGGACAATCTACCTAAAATAGATGGATTAATGGTTGCGCATTATTATAAGCCATCTACCTACACCTAGCCCATACGAGCAGAGCAGAAGCACAGTCtagtatagattaaaacttGTATAGAAAACAAAGGATAACGCAAAACAGCTGCAATGTtctcaaaatattataacatgtaGTACTATGTGAGAACACGGAAAATTCTGGCATCTCTgaccattttttgtttataggtataaaataaatgtaaactaCAAAGATTATAATAGTAATGTCTTAGGTATTCACGATCactgtaaattatattgaaactattttaattcgGATTAATCGCGTACTTAATGATTTTGCATTGTTGCTGccaatataaaatcaataaacacgAGATTATTAAActggtaaaaaaatgttttatggtcaggtgaaaataattattattactaatgtACCTTTATAAGATATGATCAATATTCCTACGTTACCTACGTTAAAATGGTCTTCACAACAATAAACTGTACTGTTATCTCCAAACGGATCTAACCTCTTCATAGCTTTTAtccatttttttctcattttaacGTCCTTAggaacgataaaaaaaaaattatccgGCGAATTGGTagttgtatttttacatttaggCACAACACATGATTTTCTGGTATTTGGATTGGACATTTTGACGGCACGGACGCGCGATCGCTAGCGGACTGAGTGAGCCAGATTGAGCGTGTtgtggtgtgacgtcacaccatCACCGGGCGTTTACAACTTGTTTTACGTCTAAATCGGAAACTAATTGAGGTATCGAAGTAATTTTTTcactagtattttttattttagacagAGAATATGGAGTGctaatttaataatcaaaattagTTAACATTCTTCATTAGTTGTCAGTTTCTTGAACCTACATTAAAGTGATCTTCACAGAAATACACTGCAGTTCCACTGGACAGAGAAACGGGATCTCTGTTAGCTAGTTGTAACCAGGTGTTTCGCATTTTCTCATCACTGGGTACTTTAATCCACAACTTTTCCGGGTTTCTTATTGATGTATTCTTACATTCCCGCACGATACAATAGTggtaattactatatttatcatttaatccTTTAGAAAACATAGTTTTGAATTCCGATAAAAAGGTTACGCGCattatttacaagaaaagtCACGTACTCACGTCACGTCACGGCACagataatatagataatatagatCATCATGGCGGACTGCGTTTATGGCTGCatagcaaaaatatatgtaatatatcaaataataaaaaagtgccAACTAGCCTATTCTCAGAACCAATGAATATGTACACAACAAAAAAtccataagaatcggtcgagccgtttcagAGGTGATCAGTTTTGTataccgtgacacgagaatttcatTTACTACATATAACTTTTCAGGCAATTTTCCTACTAAAACTACATACTTACGACTTTACATTATAAGTTTAACCTCAAAATCCATGATTTTGGTACCTAATGGATTTGGTAAAGACCAGAATGCTTACATCGAAATAATCGTCATAAAAGTACAGACGAGATTTTTAAGACAAAAGCCCTGGATCACTTCCCAAAAGTGTTAACCAAGTACCTAATTCTCATAGTCTTATCAGTTGGCGTGTGTAACCATAACTTGTTGGGTGTtcttttaatagtattttacgTTTAAGAACAGCACACCAATGATAAGGAttataactaattttaaattccaaataCTGAACTTCCACAGAACAAACAGCGTCGCAAATTGTTTACTAACAGAAAGACGTAAACAATATGGCCGGTCTCGCATTTTCGTCAATTTACGCGGAaatatatcttatttttattacatactagctgacccagcaaacgtcgttttgcctgATAATTTTTTTAGTTGGATgcatttttaatgctacattataaaacaataaaaacaaaaagtttcgtccaaaaaataaaaaataaattttagtgtgggcaacccttgtcactcaggggtatgaaaaatagatgttgttctattctcagtcctaccccagatgtaaacaaaatttcataaaaatcggtcgtaCCGTTTCAGAGgcgtacggtaactaacatcgtgacacgggaattttatatatttacatgaGATGTCAATTTCATAACCTCAAAACAGTTGAATAGAtattctataatataattactgtacaaaatgattaataagtaataacatGTTTACTTACATCAAAATGATCTTGGCAGAAGAAGACAACCGTATTATGCCTTATTTCCTTAGGATTCCTGCTTGCAAGTTGAAACCACTTATTACGTACTTTCGTATTTTTAGGAACGGTTACAAATAGTTTCGCCGGCGTCTTTATAGTAGTATTTGTGCACCCGGGCACTGCACACGATTtataactcattttttttttcagtcaattATCACTAgaaactattataaaatgataaaactgtCGATTCGACTCGCACTCCGGCGTTGATACACaaacgtgtgacgtcactcgatTGATAAGTCGCCATGTTGCTGAACCGAATGTTTTGACAGATTGTTTTGAGTTGCGTTTCGTTTAACATGATGTTTACAATATACGGAATTATTATAATTCGTAGGGTAaacgcaacaaaaaaaaagttttttagaaacTTGTTAAATTTCCTATTAATATACCTTAAGCGTGAATAAGTCAAAGGTTAAAAGAGTttataggttaaaaaaatacaaatttagagAGAAAAGGgtcattaaaaaatgtaagacCGTACTAAACGTAGAATAATTGTTTTCATATCGGCACGAGAAATAGTTATcaccgttcatgagatacagcctggtgacacaCAATAAAACCTTCGTTTCGTTTTACCCAATGAGTACAGAACAATACAAAAAggaaaattgatataaataccGTGAAAACTAGAAGAAGTCGCCGACCGGTATAAGGTTATCCAGTTCCCAATCTTCCCTTCTGCAGTCTTCTCCGCCTGTTCCTCTTCTGTTTGCTTCCGACTATCACATCTTGAAGGCACATCACCTGGAGGTACAGACCCCATGTGACACTGGGTTTCATTCTCcgactgtaacaaaataatgttcttaaatataatatataaatacctacgtacctattctttaatatttgacagcacggatagccgagtgcttgaggtcaccacgccaaacccactgagcgcggcGTGTTGGGGCGAttcccgcgtatgacaagcacttgtgtgatccacgaatgcttgttctgagtctgggtgtctttgtgcatgtgacttgaatgtttgtgaaacccccgctaTAAAAGCATTTAATTCCTTAATAAGGGagtatacttttattttttttaggcccgatttttcaatcgccagataacttttatttgacgaataagtttcgacgttttgacagattttgtatagaaaatatgtcaaacggccatatttatacctcagataaaagttatctgacgattgaaaaatcgggcctaaataTGTCGAATGGCTTTGCGGTTGCACGAGATGCGGTTTTGATTCCAACACAATATGCGAAGTACCTACTTGTGCCTTTTCCAAAGTTGTTACTTTACTCATTTATTCTATGACACCAATGACAATTACGGAAACACTCTAAATTACTAacttaataactaataataataatgcatagaATAAACCCCTCTGCATCCTCTCTCCTACTATTGTTATATGCTGTGctcaacagggtccataattgtctctaaattatataatggggaatatgcacgtgacttaaatatggacaaaatatttttttttgtaatatttattgctactgaaaacacactatataattatttttagaattaattttaatttaataatgaaaattaatcatcaaaaagtggctgttttgaaataaccgcgcaaattttcgaaacgcaacactattggtggaacaaaacgtgacgtcagttttacacgagacgtctgctgtcaacaagctatttgtatggtttcttttttgaggaataattgttattgtattgtgtcgctgtttttttatcttaagttaatagttttatgtgttcaaagtattaattaattgttaggaaggacttagagaatgactgaaaccggtttcgtaaaagcgcagtcggataatcttccgaaaatcgacGTGTTTATGATGGCCACGTTTTTCTGGCACTGGAATATATGTGGCACTACTCCTTTTTTAATCGCAACTTCACTTTTTGTCCATGTTCTAATgccattattttgtatttaatataattttctgtatCCTCTTCAATCTGaaacccaaaaataatataaaggttAATAAAACTAGTCTCGAAGTTGCCTCTTACTCTaataatttagatgtttttattcatgaataatacttatacatacataaagataaatttagaatatcgaataagaatttttaataatatctttacatctttttgtaaactaggttatgtttttgtagaggtttgtaagcaaaacaagtaggtaggtaaaagtaagaatgatttgtatatgtattttacttttttgatatcttTACTTACTttgaaatgatcttcacaacagtataaacagctcaaacacgatacattgtctcttctcatcgccttgcaccactttttccttagattttcacctttcggcataaggaaatacactttgtcaggtgcagtgttgatgttatttggacacataggaacgacacaatatttataatatggttttttgtgcttttccatggtaattaagtcgatattcactcactttatttattttttggtaattttgtaaaccaaacactttgctgttgacatcgaactcgtgtaatggtgacaTTGGTGACGTtacgagcaagcgcgccaaaatggccgcgtttaaattgatcgcgattttaatatttaattttttgcataatagtttatattttcgacgtgatatttgtatgtttggtaatgtaataactagtagaaacatataaaaaataaaaaaaaaatcatgcatattccccattactcgctgttgcccgcgacttcgtccgcgtggttagaagatatgagttataatttatatctaccctgttttttccatattttccattgtatctttgctcctattagtcgcaacgtgatgcctaaaaccttcctcgatgaatgatctattgaacataaaaataatttttcgatttgaaccagtagttcctgagatattttagtcgtcttacaaaagcagcccagttcatgtatccaatgactagaacacgttcatgataaaaaaataggtatttatgagattaaaaaaaaaataatgcaatttttattcaaaattattttgcaattcgtagtttttagaaacacagctttgttgcgagcgcggtccgagccttgtaacaatggtgaggggcgcgggcggcggtgtttttatcatttttaagagaattttcagatttctcttgtttaatttttcttcgtaattattgtcatagttgataataaaaaaataataatcgcgcctaggggtattttacgtcggatacatgaactgggcttcttttgtaagacgattaaaaaatcaccgtgtatattagtatagaagtatagataagaaacttttaacaatatattaaGCCGGTTCCATCATAACCTAACCTTACTCAATGAGGTATAATATTCCTCATTCTTCATAGTTTCTTCAACTTCCATTATGATATAATATGTTTGTTCTCGAAGCTCGCTATATAAAGTATTTGGTAAAACATTACGGCAGAAACATTGATATGAATCAGTTTTCAAGACAAATATCGTTCGGAAAGAAAGACTCTAAATAATGTTATCTTCAagtgattttgatttttcattCGGATCACTATATCCAAGCAATCTATAATAAAGCTAGCATTATGGTAacagggatgatgacaatttgtttttgctgtgtccgtcttgtagatttttgtataataatggatacgtattttttcaattgtcccgcaaacataacttgaccaaattacagtgaatgaaacttacgcgtgacgtcacgactgagtttttttttactctatcgttacgtcacaagcccctctcctaaactttaaagcagttaatctttgtcaattctagttttttctgaaaaaggaaaaaaatatgtgtctcatacttttcaatcatctaactgagggactaatgagattttttctttttatacccagtcatcatccctattgtgtcTATAAtccatacttaatattataaatgcgaaagtatctctctctgtctgtttgtctcgctttcacgccaaagcTACTGAACCTGAAAAATTTGGTGCATATATTTTTtagagcctgaggaaggacataggctacttttcaattgaaaaaaaggGTTGCACCTAAGTAAGGTAACGTAGTAgggtccaaaagtttccggcctacccgcattgcattaatcaaaaatatcaaacttgacattgaataacTTGACTTTTATCGACATAACCACAATCCAAAgtattagtatatttcatttgaaagaaagaaagaaagaaaatatatttatttgtgctaaaaaagtgacgcatacacacaaaaacaaataaattaaaatagaaaatagaagggggaaaatatgcg
This genomic stretch from Trichoplusia ni isolate ovarian cell line Hi5 chromosome 26 unlocalized genomic scaffold, tn1 tig00001333_group25, whole genome shotgun sequence harbors:
- the LOC113506818 gene encoding uncharacterized protein LOC113506818 isoform X8 encodes the protein MRVTFLSEFKTMFSKGLNDKYSNYHYCIVRECKNTSIRNPEKLWIKVPSDEKMRNTWLQLANRDPVSLSSGTAVYFCEDHFNLESDMENYIRYKIMGSVKRIKMNPNCVPTRFSCQTEGKRKHLVTKVEGVVKKRVHSIEKSTLSNSSDASGDPVVSASTSNQPVQSNEKQLITRETRTEHNETYENLADNRQIMVKIEDEEILEKIQNSINYETKTVPQHVEDKVKTDRPRRTQVRKNVLEVTNVVCGSKRKKEVTLKRKVICSPKVYQNALARRNMGSCWT